The nucleotide sequence CCTCGATCTCCGCGGTCTGGGCGGCGTCGCGCTCGTCGAGCACGAAGCCGTCGACGAGCCCACGGTACAGGCCGGCCACCGCCGCCGCCCGGTAGACCTCGTCGAGGGGGAGGCTGCGGTCGAGCCAGCCGAAGAACTGCAGCACCCCGACCTTCACGGCCGCGCCGCCGGCGGGTTGCGC is from Candidatus Dormiibacterota bacterium and encodes:
- a CDS encoding 2-phospho-L-lactate transferase, which produces AQPAGGAAVKVGVLQFFGWLDRSLPLDEVYRAAAVAGLYRGLVDGFVLDERDAAQTAEIEALGMRVLCADTLAASEPGRAALGAAVLGFGRSLRNPPAARP